Sequence from the Hyalangium minutum genome:
GCGCTCCGCCGTCACCGGGGCGGGTGGGCCTCTGTTCGATCCGGCGCTCTCCGGCAAGGGGTTTGCCTGCGGCTCCTGCGAGGCCCGAGGAGCGTCTCCGGCCCAAAGGCCCGGCTCCCGGGTGGGCGGCAGCTCGCGCTTGTGCGGGCTCCGCGGCAGGGGCTGGGGGCGAACCTGCCCTGGCTGCCCGCGAGTGGGGAGGCCCGTGCCAGGCACAGCGGGTGGGCGCACAGGCGCCCAGGCGTAGGCCTCAGGCGCTTCTCGAGAGGTGGCGCACCCAGCGACGACAACGGCAACGGCAACGGCTTGGAGGAGGGCGCTGGCTGAAGAGGGCATGGTGCTCACCGCTTCTCCAGGTGGAGGAACTGCGGAAGGGCAGAGGAGGCCGAGCTGGACGACAAGGCTACCACGCGCGGGAGCCGTGGACGCCGAGGTTCCGGAAGATCTTTGCCAAGGCGGGAATACGGAAACGGCGCTCGACCGAGTTGGAGCGCTCTCGCCAAAAGCTCCGAGCGGCGGGTTCGATTCCCGCCGCCTCCACTGAGCCTCGTAGCGCCAGTGCCTGGAGGTCAGTGCCAACGGCGCTCAGGCTCCGAAGGACTGCGTGAGGCGCGCAATGGCTCCGGGCAGGCCGCGCACGCGGAGCTTGCGCCCGCTCTCATCGAAGGACTCGGAGAGCACCGTCGTGTGCTCGTACACCTCGCTGATGCGCGACTGGGAGGCGTAGGGGATCACCAGGTCCGCATCGACCATGGAGGCCGCGAAGGCGCTCAGGATGCGCTCGCGCAGGAGCCCCACGTCCTCTGGCCGGTGCGCGGAGAGCAGCATCGCCTCCGGGTGGCGCGAGCGCAGCGCCTCTTGTGCCGCCGCATCCAGCCGGTCCACCTTGTTGAAGAGCAGCTGGCTCGGGACGGCGTCCGCTCCGATCTCCCGCAGCACCGTGCGGGTGACCTCCAGCTGCGTGTTCCAGGTGGGATCGGACGCATCCACCACGTACAGCAGCAGCGAAGCCTCGAGCGCCTCGTCGAGCGTGGAGCGGAAGGAGGCGACGAGATCATGCGGCAGCTTCTGGATGAAGCCCACCGTGTCCGAGACGAGCACGCGCGGACGGCTCTCTGGCTGCAGGGCCCGCACCGTGGTGTCGAGGGTGGCGAAGAGCTGGTCGGCCACCAGCACCTCACTGCCGGTCAGGGCGCGCATCAGCGAGGACTTGCCTGCGTTGGTGTAGCCGACCAGCGCCACGCGCAGCTGGTCGCGGCGCGCGTAGCGGCGCTGGTCCTGGTCCTTCTGGATGGCGGCGAGCCCCTCGCGCAGCTCGGCGAGGCGGTCGCGAATCTTTCGGCGGTCGAGCTCCACGGCGGAGTCCCCGGAGCCGCGGCCCTGCTGCCGCTCCCTTCCTCCGGTGGACTCGCGCAGGCGGGGCGCGAGGTAGTTAAGCCGGGCGATCTCCACCTGCATGCGCGCCTCGTGGCTGCGCGCGTGCCGGTGGAAGATGTCCACGATGACGCCTGTGCGATCCAGCACCTGCGCCCCGGTGGCCTTCTCCAGGTTGCGCAGCTGGCTCGGGGAGAGCTCGTGGTCCACGACTACAATCGTGGGGCGCTGCGCCACCTCGCCTGGGGCGTCCTCCGCGGGCGGTGCGGCCTCCTCGTCTCCGGGCTCCTCGTGTGCTGCGTCCGCGGACTCCCAGCGCTCGCGCGCCTTCGATGTCCGCTCCTGCGCGCCGGATGCGATGACGCCGCTGCCGCCGGTGAGCTGCGCCAGCTCCTTGAGCTTGCCGGTGCCCAGCACCGTCCCGGAAGCCAGCCCCTCGCGGCGCTGGCTCACGGTGGCCACCGCGTCGTAGCCCAGGGTCTTTACCAGCCGGGCGAGTTCCGCGAGGTCTGCGGCGTGCTCCGCGTCCGAGACGTCGGGGAGTTGCACGCCGACGAGGACAGCA
This genomic interval carries:
- the hflX gene encoding GTPase HflX, whose amino-acid sequence is MPKTLSARPLAVLVGVQLPDVSDAEHAADLAELARLVKTLGYDAVATVSQRREGLASGTVLGTGKLKELAQLTGGSGVIASGAQERTSKARERWESADAAHEEPGDEEAAPPAEDAPGEVAQRPTIVVVDHELSPSQLRNLEKATGAQVLDRTGVIVDIFHRHARSHEARMQVEIARLNYLAPRLRESTGGRERQQGRGSGDSAVELDRRKIRDRLAELREGLAAIQKDQDQRRYARRDQLRVALVGYTNAGKSSLMRALTGSEVLVADQLFATLDTTVRALQPESRPRVLVSDTVGFIQKLPHDLVASFRSTLDEALEASLLLYVVDASDPTWNTQLEVTRTVLREIGADAVPSQLLFNKVDRLDAAAQEALRSRHPEAMLLSAHRPEDVGLLRERILSAFAASMVDADLVIPYASQSRISEVYEHTTVLSESFDESGRKLRVRGLPGAIARLTQSFGA